The DNA region TTCTCAACCATAAACCTAGTTTAACCAAAATATTACTATATAGTTTAGTTTAACTGTTTTGTATTATTGGTATAAGTATAAGAGTGAGTTTTACATTAAAAACAGAATTTGTGTATATTTGAATGTGTCTAATAATTTGCAAAATTTCATTTCCTATTAGTGGCAAAGAAAATGAAAAACTAATGAAGAAGTGTTTGATTGAATAGATCAAGGACCAATTCAATGGAGAGAAAAAATGGAAGAAAGTTGAAGTTAATTTGGAGGACCATATTAATGTTCCTGAATTTTCAAGTGAAAAATCATGCAACTCATTCTATGATGAATCTCTTGATGAATATATGTCCAAAATATCAATGGAACATTTACCACAAGATAGACCACTTTGGGAAATTCACATTATTAAATATCCAACAAAAAATGCAGCTGCAACTGTGGTATTCAAACTTCATCATGCTCTTGGAGATGGTTACTCTCTAATGGGAGCTCTTCTTTCATGTCTAGAAAGAGCTGATAACCCTTCTCTTCCATTCACATTACCGTCGAGTCAAAGACCTAAGTCGGTTTTTAATACGAAAGCAATTATTAAGAGATTTCCTTCTACTTTTTCCTCTACTCTGCGGTCGATGATGGATTTTGGATGGAGTATCGTGAAAAGTAGTATGATTGAAGATGATTTAACGCCGATTAGGTCACGTGCCGATGATGTCAAACTTCGAAAAATTACTATATCTAGTGTTTCTTTCACTATGGAACACATCAAAGAAGTGAAATCACGACTTGACGTGGTAAGTAAAATAATTCAAAGGaaattttttatataataatttaaaaatgaataaatgaaaTATCACTGGTTCAAATTCACATATCTACTATCTGATTTGAATAAAGAAAAATACTTTTAATCTATCTTGattaatgatttttttttaacGATTTCTTTTGTAGAGCATAAATGATGTGATTGCGGGTTTAATTTTCTTTGGAATTCGATTATACATGTTAGAAATGAATCAAGAATCAAGAAAAGCAAGTTCAACAGCATTGGTGTTACTGAACACAAGAAATATCAAAGGTTATAAGTCTGTGAAAGAAATGGTGAGCAAGAACAATAATGGTGCTGCATGGGGAAAtcaatttgcatttttgcatattcCAATTCCAGAATTGAATGATCCAAAATTTGAAAATCCACTTGAATTTATTTGGGAAGCTCATAAAGAAATTAGCAGGAAGAAAAATTCTTTGGTTACTCCTCTTACTGGCATGCTCTTAAATATGGTGAAAACTATCAGAGGACCTGAGGTTAGTAGTTATTCTTAATTAAATGtcattattatttttaattagtCTTGATAACATAATTAagaaaaaatttcattttatttttgtcaaaaaaaaaattatatataaatatgACACTCTCCAATCactattttaaataaaaatccAGCTTTTAGATTACTTGATAATTGATACCTATATATAATTTAATATATAATTAAGGTACATTTGTTATTTGTTATTCaatgaataaaaaatgaatttttgatTATAATAATAACTGGAAAATATAATTTTTgaataaaaattcaatttttaaataaatatgtaagtaaaaactttacaatttttttaaaaattaataataatcATCAGAAATTTACACATAATCTACCAGTATTGTCTTCTGTCGGTTTGAGATGAGATTTGcgaataatttttatatttttttagtTTATTGTAGTTGAATAATAATCCATATTTTGTTTCCTTGAAAAAATTGTAAATTAATAAATGGAATTTTCAGGCTGCAGCTAGATATGTACACAGTACTTTAAGAAACTCAAGTACAACAATTTCAAACATAATTGGTCCTGTGGAACAAATGGCTTTGGCAAATCATCCAGTCAAAGGTTTATACTTCATGGTTGTTGGTCCACCTGAGgtataaaataaataaataaatcgcttaaaattttttttttgaaGATTCATTCACAAATATGTATTTTTGTCTTTAAAGATTAATTTTTAAGAATTTTGTTTTGGTTATTTGTTTGTGGAATTGCAGAGTTTGACAGTAACAATTATGAGCTATATGGGAAAGTTAAGAATTGCATTTGGTTCTGAGAAAGATTTCATTGACAAACACAAAATGAAGTGTTGTATGGAGAAATCTCTTGAGATGATAATTAAAGCATCAACAAAGACTTCTGCATAAAAAAGATTATATCATATTTCTAATTTTTTGTTTGTTCAAATATGGTTTGCAATTATTCTGTATTAGTTAGTAATTTTTTTTTCATGTGGTATGCAATTTTTGTTGAACATGAGACGTTCAATATTCTATGAGAGTATTAAAGTTGTTTTTGTTTTTGGACGAGCAATTATTATTGATTATTTGTTAGGTTAATACTTTCAAACAAACTTGGTAGATATGCATAATTTGGCTGCTTATATTATGGTGAATCCCAAAGtgttttttttctctctctttttttcaaaTGGGTGTTTGCAATTGGGCTAGGTCCATAATATTGAATATTGCTTTGGGCTTTGCATCATATTCATTGTTCTTTTCTTGGAGACACACAATTAGCATAGGGAATTTCTTACCCCATTCAATAATAGGATGGAAAAACATtatatgaaaatttaaaattttctctcagatttcggagatacatctccgaatACATATTTGTCTTCATTCAAAACGTTAAAATTGGGTCACACCCAACATATTCTGCAAAATTtaattcggagatgcatctctcTCTAAAACGTCTATTTTTCCATACATTGTTCGGGAGATGCATCTTCTTATGCACAACAGATAGAGTCCGAAGATGCATTTGCGTAACCATATCAGACATTAAATTTTAAGTTTTCTTTTGTGATTGTGAGATGAAATTGACGAAATTTTATTGCTATATTAGGATGAAGTAGACCATAAAACCGATATGAAGAAAATGACATATATAAAGTAATAAATCCAGAGTACGAAATAAAGTCGAAATAAGTCTAAATAAAATACAACCGAAAATAAAACGATAGTATAAATAGTATAAACAAATAAATCCAAAGTACAAATACTATAAACTATTGTGTATGACACACTCAGACCCGAGACCTTTTATACTATAGTACTTCTCGTGCCTCCTCCATCATGGCATCTACAACGTCCCTCACCTCAGAGTTAACCAAAAAGAGTCTTCTCTCAATACTCGTCTATCCAATCTCCATGATACGATGACATGTAGGAAACACATCAACAACATGATCTTCCCTAACCCGCTCTTTCTCTAGTATCTCCTAGAGCATCTTGTATCATATAAGGATGTGACACCTTGAAGAACCACCAGATGTAACTGTCTACgttaggggtgttcaaaaccaaaccaacccaatagaaaaccgcaaaccaaaccaaaccaaacctAAACCGCAAAAAACTGCATTTGGTTCGGATCCGTTTGGGCCATTCTTTAacaaaaccgcacggtttggtttggtttgcggtttgtatttttcaaaccgaactaaaccaaaccaaaccgcattatgttacaactcaaatttcaattatcccacatccaatccaaaactcaaatttagtatgccttaaccttacaattaaaAACGATTTTCTCTTCCTCACACTTAGGatttcaatttcaaccttcttaaatctc from Lathyrus oleraceus cultivar Zhongwan6 chromosome 1, CAAS_Psat_ZW6_1.0, whole genome shotgun sequence includes:
- the LOC127123147 gene encoding wax ester synthase/diacylglycerol acyltransferase 4; this translates as MEGFEEEITEPVSPTGQYLNSSCLCIYILGVLEFEISIDDCQTHSLLQDVFLPINTRFSSIMIKDQFNGEKKWKKVEVNLEDHINVPEFSSEKSCNSFYDESLDEYMSKISMEHLPQDRPLWEIHIIKYPTKNAAATVVFKLHHALGDGYSLMGALLSCLERADNPSLPFTLPSSQRPKSVFNTKAIIKRFPSTFSSTLRSMMDFGWSIVKSSMIEDDLTPIRSRADDVKLRKITISSVSFTMEHIKEVKSRLDVSINDVIAGLIFFGIRLYMLEMNQESRKASSTALVLLNTRNIKGYKSVKEMVSKNNNGAAWGNQFAFLHIPIPELNDPKFENPLEFIWEAHKEISRKKNSLVTPLTGMLLNMVKTIRGPEAAARYVHSTLRNSSTTISNIIGPVEQMALANHPVKGLYFMVVGPPESLTVTIMSYMGKLRIAFGSEKDFIDKHKMKCCMEKSLEMIIKASTKTSA